A DNA window from Deltaproteobacteria bacterium contains the following coding sequences:
- a CDS encoding cell division protein ZapA, translating to MKKQYHINILEQDLSVLSDSGDDHVAGVVQYVEDKVQQIRSAANSINTLNIAILVALNIADEYLKLAGTNKEMCDELVSRTENLICLIDDV from the coding sequence TATACTGGAGCAGGATTTATCGGTATTAAGTGATTCCGGGGATGACCATGTGGCGGGTGTTGTTCAGTATGTGGAGGACAAGGTGCAGCAGATAAGGTCAGCCGCAAATAGCATAAACACATTGAATATCGCCATATTGGTGGCTTTGAACATTGCGGATGAATATCTCAAGCTGGCGGGAACGAATAAGGAAATGTGTGATGAACTGGTTAGCAGAACAGAGAATTTGATTTGTTTGATTGATGATGTTTGA